The Pyrenophora tritici-repentis strain M4 chromosome 10, whole genome shotgun sequence genome contains a region encoding:
- a CDS encoding Fig1 multi-domain protein, with the protein MANLRFAVSMQRLIPFLGFHHVLMILIAIAIILLSLLLAGCSSTSPLIPGIFLISMWYEKFTPTYAPEQVDPGVTAAIANIVGNAQLGVRVGYFGICINRDGGGFICSNNATALVDNVSVDQDPLNLVWVAATFKDAVVFPYLLIVAIILAFFTFILLATFPGWHEEHDERTGSEVDVKPFPSRPVSQVALALIFIASIFVLVSVLWQHTASVAAATIVQDLGNGSVKSGVGTSAMVLGWFGFVLLIIVTIGLLVMILSIIVLDRLTDND; encoded by the exons ATGGCGAACCTACGTTTCGCGGTCAGCATGCAAC GGTTAATACCGTTTCTTGGCTTCCACCATGTTCTCATGATTCTCATCGCTATTGCGATAATATTACTAT CATTACTACTGGCAGGATGCTCATCGACATCGCCACTCATTCCCGGAATCTTCCTCATCTCCATGTGGTACGAAAAGTTCACACCCACCTACGCACCTGAACAAGTCGACCCGGGTGTCACAGCCGCAATTGCCAACATTGTCGGCAATGCACAGCTCGGCGTGCGCGTCGGCTACTTTGGCATCTGCATCAACCGCGACGGCGGTGGCTTCATTTGCTCCAACAACGCCACAGCACTCGTCGACAATGTCTCGGTCGACCAGGATCCCCTCAACCTCGTGTGGGTAGCGGCTACATTCAAGGACGCCGTTGTGTTTCCCTACCTGCTCATTGTGGCCATCATCCTCGCCTTCTTCACATTCATCCTACTTGCCACCTTTCCTGGATGGCACGAGGAGCACGATGAGCGAACTGGGTCCGAGGTCGACGTCAAGCCATTCCCATCAAGGCCTGTCTCACAAGTTGCACTCGCACTCATCTTCATCGCATCCATCTTTGTCCTGGTTTCCGTCCTATGGCAACACACAGCATCAGTCGCAGCCGCAACCATTGTGCAAGATCTCGGAAACGGGAGCGTCAAATCTGGCGTCGGTACATCGGCCATGGTTCTTGGCTGGTTCGGCTTTGTCTTGCTCATAATAGTAACCATCGGGCTGCTCGTCATGATTCTCAGCATCATTGTTCTCGACCGCCTCACCGACAACGACTAA